The following proteins are co-located in the Pseudomonas cavernae genome:
- a CDS encoding multidrug effflux MFS transporter, whose protein sequence is MSTDMYLPGFPAIQAGLGLAPGQVELSFSAYFIGMLLGMLCYGPISDRFGRRPPLLFGLALYSLASLLLAGSESLVELIGWRFLQGLGGCAGAVLTVAIVRDRCTPQQAARVMSMITLVMGVAPILAPLAGGLVLGLWGWQAIFVVLAGFGLLCLCGLLSVLDETLAQRGARLALWPVLKGYADLLRDRSFIGYALSQAFTTGAMFAYIVGSPFALIELHGVAPQYFGFFFGINAIGLVLASQFVRQLLRRYTSQQLLSVMLWLPLLAGTLLLLNQLLGVPGLWLILPAFFLLVSSVGLVGPNTTALAMARQGQRAGLASALHVSLTFGMGMLAGLLVSLLHDGSLLPLTLVVFCFNVGGLLAHRLLSLGARAIYGEAGA, encoded by the coding sequence GCTGAGCTTTTCCGCCTATTTCATCGGCATGTTGCTGGGCATGCTCTGCTACGGCCCAATCAGTGATCGCTTTGGTCGCCGGCCGCCGCTGCTGTTTGGCCTGGCCCTGTACAGCCTGGCTTCGCTGTTGCTGGCCGGCAGCGAGAGCCTGGTGGAGCTGATTGGCTGGCGTTTTCTCCAGGGGCTGGGCGGCTGTGCCGGCGCGGTGCTGACGGTGGCCATTGTGCGTGACCGCTGCACGCCGCAGCAGGCGGCGCGGGTCATGTCAATGATCACTTTGGTGATGGGTGTGGCGCCGATTCTGGCACCGCTGGCTGGCGGCTTGGTGCTGGGGCTGTGGGGCTGGCAGGCCATCTTCGTGGTGCTGGCTGGCTTCGGCCTGCTGTGCCTGTGCGGGTTGCTAAGTGTGCTGGATGAAACCCTGGCTCAGCGCGGTGCGCGTCTAGCCCTGTGGCCGGTGCTCAAGGGCTACGCCGATCTGCTGCGCGATCGCAGCTTTATCGGCTATGCCCTGAGCCAGGCCTTCACCACTGGGGCGATGTTCGCCTACATCGTCGGCTCGCCCTTCGCCCTGATCGAACTGCATGGCGTGGCGCCCCAGTATTTTGGTTTCTTCTTCGGCATCAATGCCATTGGCCTGGTACTGGCCAGCCAGTTTGTACGCCAGCTGCTGCGACGCTACACGTCGCAGCAGCTGCTCTCCGTGATGCTGTGGCTGCCGCTGCTGGCCGGTACGCTGTTGCTGCTCAATCAGCTGCTCGGCGTGCCTGGCCTGTGGTTGATCCTGCCGGCTTTTTTCCTGCTGGTATCGAGTGTTGGCCTGGTCGGGCCGAATACCACGGCTCTGGCCATGGCTCGACAGGGGCAGCGTGCAGGGCTGGCGTCGGCGTTGCATGTCAGTCTGACATTCGGCATGGGCATGCTGGCCGGATTGCTGGTCAGTCTGCTGCATGATGGCAGCCTGCTGCCGCTCACGCTGGTGGTGTTCTGCTTCAATGTCGGCGGCCTACTGGCGCACCGCCTGCTCAGCCTAGGCGCGCGGGCCATCTACGGTGAGGCCGGCGCATGA